A single genomic interval of Bacillus sp. es.036 harbors:
- a CDS encoding YjbA family protein: MLYLRDVWVNWFEGEENGYNVCNFHEWRKDDFIELLDQVPVIKVESVLYHYIENDLTELPESLLNDVFQQSYIRKNNERSPLEYCFLATDGRGVIVIDTLGYKIPIRKSRVIPRQEKAVYEMVADIEATRYPFETDQPVKEHHILSPGPDIMMGLTRKERQLKQLLFMALDQLYSSGNSAEIRYWFTECQPKKYVQIQNMEMDEAWEGLYREVKAGWSAKHEQICERIIKGQPYFEKIWELEKGTHVN; encoded by the coding sequence ATGTTGTATTTGCGAGATGTTTGGGTGAATTGGTTTGAGGGCGAAGAGAATGGATACAACGTATGTAATTTCCATGAGTGGCGAAAAGATGATTTTATTGAACTATTGGATCAAGTGCCTGTCATTAAGGTAGAATCGGTCTTGTATCATTATATCGAGAATGATCTTACTGAGCTTCCGGAGAGTTTGCTTAATGATGTTTTTCAACAGAGCTATATTCGAAAGAACAATGAACGATCACCTTTAGAATATTGCTTCCTGGCTACGGATGGCAGAGGTGTTATCGTGATTGATACATTAGGATATAAGATTCCGATTCGCAAAAGTCGAGTGATTCCAAGACAGGAAAAAGCGGTTTATGAAATGGTGGCAGATATTGAAGCAACACGTTACCCATTTGAAACGGATCAACCTGTGAAGGAGCATCATATTCTTTCACCAGGACCAGATATTATGATGGGGCTAACACGAAAGGAAAGACAGTTAAAACAGCTTTTGTTTATGGCACTAGATCAGCTCTACTCAAGTGGGAACTCAGCTGAAATTCGGTATTGGTTCACAGAATGCCAACCAAAAAAATATGTGCAGATTCAAAACATGGAAATGGACGAGGCATGGGAAGGGCTATATCGAGAAGTGAAAGCAGGTTGGTCAGCAAAACATGAGCAAATTTGTGAGCGGATTATTAAAGGGCAACCGTATTTTGAAAAAATATGGGAACTTGAAAAGGGAACGCATGTAAACTAA
- a CDS encoding beta-ketoacyl-ACP synthase III gives MNAGLLGVGHYVPERVLTNHDLEKMVDTSDEWIRTRTGIEERRIADDDMNTSDMAYLASKKALEDANIKAEDLDLILVATVTPDYPFPSVGCLLQEKLGATNAAAMDLSAACAGFMYGMITAGQFINNDTYKNILVVGVEKLSKITDWEDRNTAVLFGDGAGAAVIGPVTEGRGILSFELGSDGAGAKHLYQEPNGFMAMNGREVFKFAVRQMGQSAINVIDKAGLTKEDVDFLIPHQANIRIMEASRQRLELPVEKMATTVKKYGNTSSSTIPIALSEAMEEGRVKDDDVVILVGFGGGLTWGAVALKLGR, from the coding sequence ATGAACGCTGGTTTACTAGGTGTAGGACATTATGTACCAGAACGTGTATTAACCAACCACGACTTAGAGAAAATGGTTGATACATCTGACGAATGGATCCGCACTCGAACAGGTATCGAGGAAAGAAGAATCGCAGATGATGATATGAATACATCGGATATGGCTTATTTAGCTTCAAAAAAAGCCCTTGAAGATGCTAATATAAAAGCGGAAGATCTGGACCTTATTTTAGTTGCGACCGTAACTCCAGACTATCCATTTCCATCAGTTGGCTGTTTGCTTCAAGAGAAACTAGGAGCAACTAATGCTGCTGCAATGGATTTAAGTGCAGCTTGTGCAGGTTTCATGTATGGCATGATTACAGCTGGACAGTTCATTAACAACGATACTTACAAAAACATCCTAGTTGTAGGGGTTGAAAAACTTTCGAAAATTACGGACTGGGAAGATCGAAACACCGCGGTTCTCTTTGGTGATGGTGCTGGAGCTGCAGTCATTGGCCCAGTAACAGAAGGAAGAGGGATCCTTTCATTTGAACTTGGTTCAGATGGGGCAGGTGCCAAGCATCTCTACCAGGAGCCAAATGGCTTTATGGCAATGAACGGCAGAGAAGTGTTTAAGTTTGCCGTAAGACAAATGGGTCAGTCAGCTATTAATGTGATTGATAAGGCCGGTTTAACAAAGGAAGATGTTGATTTCTTAATTCCTCATCAGGCAAATATCAGAATTATGGAAGCATCCAGACAACGACTGGAACTCCCGGTTGAAAAGATGGCAACAACGGTGAAGAAGTATGGAAATACATCATCATCGACCATTCCAATTGCGCTTTCAGAAGCAATGGAAGAAGGCAGAGTGAAGGATGACGATGTTGTGATTCTTGTTGGTTTCGGAGGCGGTTTAACTTGGGGAGCCGTTGCCCTCAAATTAGGACGCTAA
- the fabF gene encoding beta-ketoacyl-ACP synthase II: MKRRVVITGLGTVSPLGNSLEETWTNVLNGVSGINPLTRLDKDQFAAKVSGEALEFDPEKFMDRKEARKMDRFTQFAVAASQMAVEDAGLKINEENAERVGVWIGSGIGGMETYESQFRTFMDKGARRVSPFFVPMMIPDMASGQVSIMLGAKGINSCTVTACASGTNSIGDSFKVIQRGDADVMITGGSEAPITSMSVAGFGSMKALSTNADPASASRPFDANRDGFVIGEGAGILVIESLESAEKRGAKIYAEIVGYGSTGDAYHVTQPAPEGEGGARAMQQAIDDAGLSPTDIGYINAHGTSTDYNDKFETAAIKSVFGEHAYKLAVSSTKSMTGHLLGAAGAVEGVFCAKVLEEGILPPTINYETPDPNCDLDYVPNKARKAEVKAVMNNSLGFGGHNATLVFKKFVK, encoded by the coding sequence ATGAAGAGAAGAGTTGTTATTACCGGGTTGGGGACAGTTTCCCCACTTGGAAATTCATTAGAGGAAACGTGGACAAATGTATTGAATGGTGTTTCTGGGATCAACCCATTAACTCGTTTAGATAAAGATCAGTTCGCAGCAAAAGTTTCAGGAGAAGCGCTTGAATTTGATCCAGAAAAATTCATGGACCGTAAAGAAGCTCGTAAAATGGACAGGTTTACACAGTTTGCTGTAGCCGCTTCTCAAATGGCTGTTGAAGATGCTGGTTTAAAGATTAATGAAGAAAATGCTGAGAGAGTTGGCGTTTGGATCGGATCAGGTATAGGCGGTATGGAAACGTATGAATCACAATTCCGTACGTTCATGGATAAAGGCGCTCGTCGCGTTAGTCCATTCTTCGTTCCGATGATGATTCCAGATATGGCGTCAGGTCAAGTTTCCATTATGCTTGGAGCAAAAGGAATTAACTCATGTACCGTAACTGCCTGTGCTTCAGGAACGAACTCAATCGGTGATTCGTTTAAAGTGATTCAGCGAGGTGATGCGGATGTGATGATCACCGGTGGATCTGAAGCGCCGATTACAAGCATGAGCGTAGCTGGATTTGGTTCAATGAAAGCACTATCTACTAATGCTGACCCAGCATCTGCAAGTCGCCCATTTGATGCAAACCGTGATGGGTTTGTCATTGGAGAAGGTGCTGGAATTCTTGTCATTGAAAGCCTTGAGTCTGCTGAAAAACGCGGTGCAAAAATTTATGCAGAAATCGTAGGTTACGGTTCTACTGGTGATGCGTATCACGTTACGCAACCTGCACCTGAAGGAGAAGGTGGTGCAAGAGCCATGCAACAAGCAATTGATGATGCTGGTCTTTCTCCAACCGATATTGGCTATATTAACGCACACGGAACAAGTACAGATTATAACGACAAGTTTGAAACTGCCGCGATTAAGTCTGTGTTTGGAGAGCATGCTTATAAGCTTGCTGTTAGTTCGACAAAGTCGATGACTGGTCATTTACTTGGAGCAGCTGGCGCAGTTGAAGGTGTATTCTGTGCAAAGGTGTTAGAAGAAGGAATTCTTCCACCTACGATTAACTACGAAACGCCAGATCCAAACTGTGATCTTGACTATGTGCCAAATAAAGCCCGCAAAGCTGAAGTGAAAGCTGTTATGAATAATTCACTTGGTTTTGGTGGTCACAATGCAACGTTGGTGTTTAAGAAATTCGTGAAGTAA
- the trpS gene encoding tryptophan--tRNA ligase: MSVIFSGIQPSGTLTIGNYLGAMKHFTDMQGDNECYFCVVNQHAITVPQEKQALKQNSRSLAALYLASGIDPEKSTLFIQSEVPAHAQLAWMLQCVSYIGELERMTQFKDKSTGKDAVSAGLLTYPPLMAADILLYGTEIVPVGDDQKQHIELTRNLAERFNRKYNDIFVMPDARIPKVGARIMSLQDPSKKMSKSDSNQNAYISMLDEPATIIKKVKRAVTDSDGIVRYDKEEKPAISNLLTIYSLCSGKSVEEIESLYDGKGYGDFKAELGEVIAETLRPIQERYNELIASAELDDILDHGAEKANRKASKMLAKAERAMGLERKRR, from the coding sequence ATGAGCGTAATTTTTTCCGGAATTCAACCTAGTGGTACATTAACAATTGGTAACTACTTAGGAGCAATGAAACATTTTACTGACATGCAGGGCGATAATGAATGTTACTTTTGTGTCGTTAACCAACATGCCATCACAGTCCCTCAAGAAAAACAGGCGTTAAAACAAAACTCAAGAAGTCTTGCCGCACTCTACCTGGCATCAGGGATTGATCCCGAAAAATCGACGTTATTTATTCAGTCTGAAGTACCCGCTCATGCGCAGCTTGCATGGATGCTACAATGCGTATCTTATATCGGCGAACTTGAGCGTATGACGCAATTTAAAGATAAATCTACTGGGAAAGATGCTGTAAGCGCAGGTCTTCTAACGTATCCACCATTAATGGCTGCAGATATCCTTTTATATGGTACAGAAATTGTTCCTGTAGGCGATGACCAAAAACAGCACATTGAACTGACGCGAAATCTTGCCGAGCGTTTTAATCGTAAATATAACGACATCTTCGTTATGCCTGATGCTCGCATTCCTAAAGTTGGAGCGCGTATTATGTCACTTCAGGACCCATCGAAAAAAATGAGTAAATCTGACTCCAATCAAAATGCCTATATTTCGATGCTTGATGAGCCTGCAACGATTATAAAAAAAGTAAAACGTGCTGTAACGGATTCTGATGGCATTGTCCGATATGACAAAGAAGAGAAACCAGCTATTTCAAACCTGTTAACGATCTACTCTCTTTGTTCTGGAAAAAGTGTGGAAGAAATTGAATCGCTTTATGATGGCAAAGGCTATGGTGACTTTAAAGCAGAGCTCGGAGAAGTGATTGCTGAAACATTAAGACCGATCCAAGAACGATACAACGAACTCATTGCATCAGCTGAGTTAGATGACATTCTTGATCATGGTGCTGAAAAAGCAAATCGTAAAGCTTCTAAAATGCTAGCAAAAGCAGAGCGTGCGATGGGTCTTGAGAGAAAAAGAAGATAA